One Jeotgalicoccus saudimassiliensis DNA window includes the following coding sequences:
- a CDS encoding SurA N-terminal domain-containing protein: protein MKKWLSSVTIIGSLLFLGACNGDEEAAGDTGQAEEQSHPDTGAAAEGEEAAGEKSAAGEQPEAPEPDLEGVPDVVAEVNGTEIEKPAFEEAYNMQFQQMAMMSQMSGEELNQDDLKKQVADGLVSQELLNQEADNRKLKVTEEDTNAVLDDLVEQNQMESQDDLFAAFEEQDMPKEEVMSQVEMQVKIDKLIAEEAGDIEPSKEELQEVYDAQIEQMKQMETEEEPPSFEEMEPQLKEQVTAQKEGEAAQALVADLKESADVKVHL, encoded by the coding sequence ATGAAAAAATGGTTATCAAGCGTAACAATAATAGGTTCATTACTGTTTCTCGGCGCATGTAATGGCGATGAAGAAGCTGCCGGGGATACAGGTCAGGCAGAAGAACAGTCACATCCTGACACAGGAGCTGCAGCAGAAGGCGAAGAGGCTGCCGGTGAGAAAAGTGCAGCGGGCGAACAGCCTGAAGCACCGGAACCCGACCTTGAAGGGGTTCCTGATGTAGTAGCGGAAGTTAACGGCACAGAAATTGAAAAGCCGGCATTTGAGGAAGCATACAATATGCAGTTCCAGCAAATGGCGATGATGTCCCAGATGTCAGGTGAGGAACTGAATCAGGACGATCTGAAAAAACAGGTGGCTGATGGACTGGTATCCCAGGAACTGTTAAATCAGGAAGCGGACAACCGTAAACTCAAAGTAACGGAAGAAGATACGAACGCCGTGCTTGATGATTTAGTCGAGCAGAACCAGATGGAATCACAGGATGATCTGTTCGCAGCATTTGAAGAGCAGGATATGCCTAAAGAAGAAGTGATGTCTCAGGTTGAAATGCAGGTTAAAATTGATAAACTGATCGCTGAAGAAGCGGGAGATATCGAGCCTTCGAAAGAAGAACTGCAGGAAGTATACGATGCTCAGATTGAACAGATGAAACAGATGGAAACAGAAGAAGAGCCGCCGTCATTTGAAGAAATGGAACCGCAGCTTAAAGAGCAGGTTACAGCGCAAAAAGAAGGCGAAGCAGCACAGGCATTAGTAGCTGATCTAAAAGAAAGTGCAGATGTGAAAGTGCATCTTTAA
- a CDS encoding MerR family transcriptional regulator has translation MKSEIYFTTGDFAKLCDVTKQTLFHYDQIGLLQPAHKDEKGYRYYSYTQYDAMYVIESLKEMEMPLKEIKGFISETTPATMIELFKEKSRQISEKIDTLRSIQNTIEKKIAITEQAIKTDFGEIVLTEADAEYLYLSAPLLSRNDSENRAAISDFYKVCMKELHEKYSIGAMIKIDNIEQDDYDSFDHLFAKTDYTDSLPLMKNDKTLQVTGYHTGQYEDASITYDAIFDFIKDHRLKPLDYLYAEPILDRISVSDSDEYVTKITVPVVE, from the coding sequence ATGAAATCCGAAATATATTTTACGACAGGCGATTTTGCGAAACTGTGCGATGTAACAAAGCAGACGTTATTCCATTACGACCAGATCGGGCTGCTCCAGCCGGCCCATAAAGACGAGAAGGGATACCGCTATTACTCCTACACTCAGTACGACGCGATGTACGTCATTGAGTCGCTGAAAGAAATGGAAATGCCGCTGAAAGAAATTAAGGGCTTTATCAGTGAAACAACACCGGCAACGATGATTGAACTGTTTAAAGAAAAATCCCGTCAGATATCCGAAAAAATAGACACACTCCGGAGCATCCAGAATACGATTGAAAAGAAAATTGCCATTACAGAGCAGGCGATAAAAACCGACTTCGGTGAAATCGTGCTGACTGAAGCCGACGCCGAATACTTATATTTGAGTGCGCCGCTCCTAAGCAGAAATGACAGTGAAAACCGTGCCGCTATATCCGACTTTTATAAAGTATGTATGAAAGAGCTGCATGAAAAGTATTCAATCGGCGCAATGATTAAAATAGATAACATTGAGCAGGATGACTACGATAGTTTTGATCACCTGTTTGCGAAAACAGATTATACCGATTCACTGCCGCTCATGAAAAACGATAAAACACTGCAGGTCACCGGCTATCATACCGGTCAGTACGAAGATGCCTCCATAACTTACGATGCAATATTCGACTTTATAAAAGACCACCGGCTTAAACCGCTCGATTACTTATACGCCGAACCGATACTCGACCGTATTTCAGTCAGCGACAGCGATGAATACGTGACGAAAATTACGGTCCCTGTTGTGGAGTAA
- a CDS encoding VOC family protein: MATILGHHHISMLTKNAQENNTFYNKLLGMRRVKVTVNQDDPSMYHLFYGDNKGRPGTELSFFEMPMAANTRRGTNAITRIGLFVRGESSLSYWQKRFDEYSVEYSDVTNYGGRKSLLFEDGDGLRLALQVVDDEAVSRFESWDGSDVPEEYQIMSMGTVEMTVRRIEKMERTLTTLFDYVKVSGDENKRLYRPSGSDGHSEILVKFKDGDRERPGRGSVHHLAINVENEETLQYWDEKVTERGFRSTGVVDRHFFKSLYFRESNGIMFEIATNGPGLVDTTPGIEAGEKLDLPPFMEADRAEIEAKLSPLDMLGDNNK, encoded by the coding sequence ATGGCAACAATTTTAGGACACCACCATATTTCAATGCTGACGAAAAATGCGCAGGAAAATAATACATTTTATAATAAACTGCTCGGCATGCGCAGAGTTAAAGTGACGGTAAACCAGGATGATCCGTCAATGTATCATTTATTTTATGGTGATAATAAAGGGCGCCCGGGAACAGAACTGTCGTTTTTTGAGATGCCGATGGCGGCGAACACCAGACGCGGAACGAATGCTATTACACGGATAGGATTGTTCGTCAGAGGTGAGAGCAGTTTATCCTATTGGCAGAAGCGGTTTGATGAGTACAGCGTGGAGTACAGTGATGTAACAAACTACGGCGGCAGAAAATCGCTGCTTTTTGAAGATGGCGACGGACTGAGACTTGCACTGCAGGTGGTGGATGATGAAGCGGTCAGCAGATTCGAAAGCTGGGACGGCTCAGATGTGCCGGAAGAATATCAGATTATGAGCATGGGGACTGTGGAGATGACCGTCCGCAGAATTGAGAAGATGGAAAGAACGCTGACGACACTGTTCGATTACGTGAAAGTGTCGGGCGATGAGAATAAGCGATTGTACCGACCTTCGGGGAGTGACGGGCACAGCGAAATCCTAGTTAAATTTAAAGACGGCGACCGCGAACGGCCGGGACGCGGGAGCGTGCATCACCTTGCGATTAATGTAGAGAATGAAGAAACACTTCAGTACTGGGACGAGAAGGTGACGGAAAGAGGATTCCGTTCAACAGGCGTAGTCGACAGACACTTCTTTAAAAGTTTATACTTCCGGGAATCCAACGGCATCATGTTTGAAATTGCTACGAATGGTCCGGGGCTGGTTGATACGACACCTGGCATCGAAGCAGGAGAAAAATTAGACCTGCCTCCGTTTATGGAAGCAGACAGAGCCGAGATTGAAGCAAAACTCAGCCCGCTTGATATGCTGGGTGATAATAATAAGTGA
- the gcvPB gene encoding aminomethyl-transferring glycine dehydrogenase subunit GcvPB — MANENFPLIFERSKEGRVGYNLPALDVPEVNLEEEIGDAYVRKVDANLPEVDELELMRHYTGLSNRNFGIHTGFYPLGSCTMKYNPVINEDVVRLPGFSHIHPYQDTKTIQGALELMYDLQVHLEEITGMDEITLQPAAGSQGEWTALMVFKAFHEANGESHRNEVIVPDSAHGTNPASAAIAGFKIVEVKSNDKGLVDVEDLKKVVNENTAALMLTNPNTLGLFETQILEMADIIHEAGGKMYYDGANLNAIMGYARPGDMGFDAVHLNLHKTFTGPHGGGGPGSGPIGVTDELAPYLPKPVVTEENGVYDLDYNRPKSIGMVKNFYGNFGINVRAYTYIRTLGAEGLKKASEYAVLNANYIMRSLQEKYELPFTQHCKHEFVISGNKQKELGIRTSDIAKRLMDFDIHPPTVYFPLIVEEALMIEPTETESKETLDHFINTMLQIADEAENNPDIIHEAPHKTPVKRLDETRASRKPVFRWNKEEK; from the coding sequence ATGGCTAATGAAAACTTTCCATTAATTTTTGAACGCAGTAAAGAAGGCAGAGTAGGTTACAACCTTCCTGCACTTGATGTGCCAGAAGTTAATTTAGAAGAAGAAATTGGTGATGCTTACGTTCGTAAGGTAGATGCAAACCTTCCGGAAGTTGATGAACTGGAATTAATGCGTCACTACACTGGATTATCGAACCGCAACTTTGGTATCCACACTGGATTCTATCCTTTAGGATCTTGTACGATGAAATACAACCCTGTAATTAACGAAGATGTTGTAAGATTACCGGGCTTCAGCCACATTCACCCGTACCAGGATACTAAAACAATCCAGGGTGCATTAGAGTTAATGTACGATCTTCAGGTTCACCTTGAAGAAATTACAGGAATGGATGAAATCACGTTACAGCCCGCTGCAGGTTCACAAGGTGAATGGACTGCACTTATGGTGTTCAAAGCTTTCCACGAAGCTAACGGAGAGTCTCACCGTAACGAAGTTATCGTTCCTGACTCGGCGCACGGTACTAACCCGGCATCTGCTGCAATCGCAGGATTCAAAATCGTTGAGGTTAAATCGAATGATAAAGGTTTAGTTGACGTTGAAGACCTTAAGAAAGTTGTTAACGAAAACACTGCAGCACTTATGCTGACAAACCCTAACACATTAGGTTTATTTGAAACTCAAATCCTTGAAATGGCAGATATTATCCACGAAGCGGGCGGTAAAATGTACTATGACGGTGCAAACCTTAACGCTATTATGGGTTACGCACGTCCTGGCGACATGGGCTTTGACGCAGTACACCTTAACTTACACAAAACATTCACAGGCCCACACGGCGGCGGCGGACCTGGTTCAGGCCCAATCGGTGTAACTGATGAGCTTGCTCCATACCTTCCAAAACCGGTAGTAACAGAAGAAAACGGCGTATACGACCTTGACTACAACCGTCCGAAATCAATCGGTATGGTTAAGAACTTCTACGGTAACTTTGGAATCAACGTCCGTGCATACACGTACATCCGTACACTTGGTGCAGAAGGACTTAAGAAAGCAAGTGAATACGCAGTACTTAACGCTAACTACATTATGAGAAGCCTGCAGGAGAAATACGAACTTCCATTCACACAGCACTGTAAACACGAATTCGTTATCTCGGGTAACAAACAGAAGGAACTTGGAATCAGAACATCGGATATCGCCAAGCGTCTGATGGACTTCGACATCCACCCGCCAACTGTTTACTTCCCGTTAATCGTAGAAGAAGCACTGATGATTGAGCCGACTGAGACAGAGTCTAAAGAAACTCTTGATCACTTCATCAACACAATGCTTCAAATCGCAGATGAAGCGGAAAACAATCCGGATATCATCCACGAAGCTCCACACAAAACACCGGTTAAACGTTTAGACGAAACAAGAGCGTCACGTAAACCTGTGTTCCGCTGGAACAAAGAAGAGAAATAA
- a CDS encoding tRNA dihydrouridine synthase: MKENFWRELPRPFFVLAPMEDVTDVVFRHVVSEAGRPDVFFTEFTNTESFCHPEGVHSVRGRLTFTEDEQPIVAHIWGDKPEHFREMSIGVAEMGFKGIDLNMGCPVPNVAAKGKGAGLIQRPETAAEIIQAAKAGGLPVSVKTRLGYTEVDEWRDWLTHVLEQNIANLSIHLRTRREMSKVDAHWELIGEIKQLRDEIAPDTLLTINGDIPDRKTGLELVEKYGVDGVMIGRGIFHNPFAFEKEPREHTSEELLGLLRLHLDLFDKYSKEESRLFKPLRRFFKIYVRGIRGAGELRHQLMSTNSTDEVRALLDEFEAQMQPTE, from the coding sequence ATGAAAGAAAACTTTTGGCGTGAATTACCGCGTCCATTTTTTGTTTTGGCGCCGATGGAAGACGTAACAGACGTCGTATTCCGTCATGTTGTCAGTGAAGCGGGCAGACCCGACGTGTTCTTCACTGAGTTTACGAATACAGAAAGCTTCTGCCACCCTGAAGGGGTGCACAGTGTACGCGGGCGTTTAACGTTTACGGAAGATGAGCAGCCGATTGTTGCCCATATTTGGGGAGACAAACCGGAGCATTTCCGTGAGATGAGTATCGGCGTGGCCGAAATGGGCTTTAAAGGCATAGACCTGAACATGGGATGCCCGGTACCGAACGTTGCAGCAAAAGGTAAAGGTGCAGGACTGATTCAGCGTCCGGAAACTGCAGCTGAAATTATTCAGGCGGCTAAAGCGGGCGGCCTGCCGGTGAGTGTGAAAACGCGTCTCGGCTATACTGAAGTTGATGAGTGGAGAGACTGGCTGACACACGTACTGGAACAGAATATTGCGAACCTGTCAATTCACCTTCGTACGCGTCGTGAAATGAGTAAAGTGGACGCGCACTGGGAATTAATCGGAGAAATTAAACAGCTTCGCGATGAGATTGCACCGGATACATTATTAACGATAAACGGCGATATTCCGGACAGAAAAACAGGACTGGAGCTTGTTGAGAAGTACGGCGTCGACGGCGTGATGATCGGCCGCGGTATTTTCCACAACCCGTTTGCATTTGAAAAAGAACCGAGAGAACATACAAGTGAAGAGCTGCTGGGTCTCTTGAGACTGCACCTTGATTTGTTCGACAAATATTCAAAAGAAGAATCGCGTCTGTTCAAACCGCTGCGCAGATTCTTTAAAATTTACGTTCGCGGCATCAGAGGCGCAGGTGAACTGAGACACCAGCTGATGAGCACGAACTCTACAGATGAAGTCCGGGCACTGCTTGATGAATTTGAAGCGCAGATGCAGCCGACAGAATAA
- a CDS encoding GRAM domain-containing protein, protein MRLNQGDIVRAGHAHMRRPMRGVEGPLYLTETALFHEGAVGPYIESVETIIDLKDIKEIKTKKSMGVIPDVIKIIMQNNDVFKFSVFKREDWIKAINQKREALSTPAEE, encoded by the coding sequence ATGAGATTGAATCAAGGAGATATCGTCCGCGCAGGACATGCACACATGAGACGTCCGATGAGAGGTGTCGAAGGTCCGTTATATTTAACGGAAACTGCGCTGTTTCATGAAGGCGCAGTCGGACCGTATATAGAATCGGTTGAAACGATTATTGATTTAAAGGACATTAAAGAAATAAAAACGAAGAAGAGCATGGGCGTTATTCCGGATGTAATTAAGATTATTATGCAGAACAACGATGTGTTTAAATTCAGTGTTTTCAAGAGGGAAGACTGGATTAAAGCTATTAATCAAAAGCGTGAAGCGCTGTCCACACCTGCAGAAGAATAA
- a CDS encoding MDR family MFS transporter — protein sequence MTETKNIKYEFLSEDPNAKTMPIMVALIIGAFFAILNETLLNIALTTLMAEFDVTLSTVQWVATGFMLVMAIVIPVSPLLMGWFTTRQLFVGTMATFFIGTVIAAMAPTFSVLLLGRMIQAVGTGLIMPIIFNVFLLIYPPHKRGKIMGIVGLVIMFAPAIGPTLSGIIVEYFGWRFLFIFVMPFTIFSILFALKYLVNITEQTKPKIDWLSIVFSTIGLGATIYGFSHAGESANGFMTPSVFIPIIIGVIALVMFTLRQLKLDEPLMDLRVFKFPMFSHAVVLFVIIIMVMFASELILPVFMQGPMGLTAAAAGLLLLPGSLLNGAMSPFMGALFDKVGPKIMMIPATIVLAATMFMFSTLNAETPQWVIIIGFMLIMLSVSATMMPAETNGLNQLPKHLYPHGTAVMSTLQPLAGAIGVSVFIGMLNSKQAVYLEGTPDPEAQEAVTAAMVTGVEFVYFVIFIITLIAAVMSFFVYRAKPIEDLVSAPVKKEDK from the coding sequence ATGACTGAAACTAAAAATATAAAGTACGAATTTTTATCGGAGGATCCGAATGCTAAAACAATGCCGATTATGGTTGCGTTAATCATCGGAGCATTCTTCGCTATATTAAATGAGACACTGCTGAATATCGCGCTGACGACTCTGATGGCTGAGTTCGATGTTACATTATCGACAGTACAGTGGGTTGCGACAGGCTTTATGCTCGTCATGGCAATAGTTATTCCGGTGTCACCGCTGTTAATGGGATGGTTTACGACGAGACAGCTGTTCGTCGGCACGATGGCCACATTCTTTATCGGGACCGTCATAGCCGCAATGGCACCGACGTTTTCCGTGCTGCTGCTCGGCCGCATGATTCAGGCTGTCGGTACAGGATTGATTATGCCGATTATCTTTAACGTGTTCCTGCTGATCTATCCTCCGCATAAACGCGGAAAAATTATGGGAATCGTCGGTCTGGTTATCATGTTCGCACCGGCAATCGGCCCGACATTGTCAGGTATTATCGTCGAATACTTCGGCTGGAGATTTTTATTTATCTTCGTCATGCCTTTTACGATTTTTTCTATTTTATTTGCTTTAAAATATCTCGTAAATATTACGGAGCAGACTAAGCCGAAAATCGACTGGCTTTCAATCGTCTTCTCAACGATTGGTCTGGGAGCGACAATTTACGGGTTCAGCCACGCGGGTGAAAGTGCGAACGGCTTTATGACGCCGTCCGTATTTATTCCGATTATTATCGGTGTAATCGCACTCGTAATGTTTACACTCCGCCAGCTGAAGCTGGATGAGCCGCTGATGGACCTACGCGTGTTCAAATTTCCGATGTTCTCTCACGCGGTTGTGCTGTTTGTCATCATTATAATGGTGATGTTTGCATCCGAGCTGATTCTGCCGGTGTTTATGCAGGGACCGATGGGGCTGACTGCAGCTGCAGCAGGTCTTCTGCTGCTTCCGGGAAGTCTGTTAAACGGTGCAATGAGTCCGTTTATGGGTGCTCTATTCGATAAAGTCGGTCCTAAAATTATGATGATTCCGGCAACGATTGTTCTCGCTGCGACGATGTTTATGTTCAGCACGCTGAACGCGGAGACGCCTCAGTGGGTAATTATTATCGGCTTTATGCTGATTATGCTGAGCGTATCAGCGACCATGATGCCGGCGGAAACAAACGGTTTAAACCAGCTGCCGAAACATTTATACCCTCATGGAACGGCAGTGATGTCGACACTTCAGCCACTGGCGGGTGCAATCGGTGTGTCGGTGTTTATCGGCATGCTGAACTCGAAACAGGCAGTTTACCTTGAAGGTACTCCGGATCCGGAGGCACAGGAAGCTGTGACTGCAGCGATGGTAACTGGTGTCGAGTTTGTTTATTTTGTAATCTTCATCATCACATTAATCGCGGCAGTGATGTCGTTCTTCGTTTACCGTGCAAAACCGATTGAAGATCTGGTCTCTGCACCGGTTAAAAAAGAAGACAAATAA
- a CDS encoding GntR family transcriptional regulator, translating to MKAVLDDSRPIFQQIYEMIEDDIIEGELAEGDQIPSTTEISKFYQVNRATAQKGLGVLVDEGYAYKQRGVGIFVAEGATKKLIEQRKKEFRLQFVKPLLEESKRLRMTKEEVIKFIEEANND from the coding sequence GTGAAAGCCGTATTAGATGACTCCAGACCAATATTTCAGCAAATATACGAAATGATAGAAGACGACATAATTGAAGGTGAACTTGCAGAAGGTGATCAGATTCCTTCTACAACAGAAATTTCGAAGTTTTATCAGGTAAACCGTGCAACTGCACAAAAAGGACTCGGGGTGCTGGTCGATGAAGGTTATGCATATAAACAGCGCGGTGTCGGTATCTTCGTCGCAGAAGGCGCGACGAAGAAATTGATAGAACAGCGTAAAAAAGAATTCCGTCTGCAATTTGTTAAACCGCTGCTTGAAGAATCAAAGCGGCTTCGCATGACGAAAGAAGAAGTAATCAAATTTATAGAGGAGGCCAATAATGATTAA
- a CDS encoding ABC transporter ATP-binding protein, whose amino-acid sequence MIKVNNLSFAYDKKNILKDVNLTETEPVIIGLWGRNGSGKTTLMKILSGMEQPNDGTVEVDGIVPYNNSDAMNHVAFMQEDHPYSDMWDINDALKFGRDFNENWDQELADKLIDIFQLPRKKKIRTFSKGMKTMITIAIGLASKAPLTIFDEPSNGLDAHMRKQFYDVLLDSYDEHPRMILLSSHHIEEVEPLCEKIAIIDNNTLVHYEETDVLKNNGVHISGTAEAVRAVVGNKRVLEERKLGKQLNIMLDTPLTDDLKREAEQAGVMIEKAPFQDYLVNLTTKEAELNEHA is encoded by the coding sequence ATGATTAAAGTAAATAATTTATCTTTTGCCTATGACAAAAAGAATATCTTAAAAGATGTTAATTTAACAGAAACTGAACCGGTGATTATCGGATTGTGGGGACGTAATGGTTCCGGGAAAACAACTCTAATGAAAATTTTATCCGGTATGGAACAACCGAACGACGGCACTGTCGAAGTAGACGGTATTGTGCCATATAACAATAGTGATGCAATGAATCACGTTGCATTTATGCAGGAGGATCATCCCTATTCCGATATGTGGGATATAAACGATGCTCTGAAGTTCGGACGTGACTTTAATGAAAATTGGGATCAGGAGCTGGCTGATAAACTGATAGATATTTTTCAGCTGCCAAGGAAGAAAAAAATACGTACCTTCTCAAAAGGTATGAAGACGATGATTACGATTGCTATCGGTCTTGCGAGTAAAGCACCGCTGACAATTTTTGATGAACCATCAAATGGTCTCGATGCACATATGAGAAAGCAGTTTTATGATGTGCTGCTCGATTCCTACGATGAACACCCGCGTATGATTTTACTGTCGTCCCATCACATTGAAGAAGTAGAACCATTATGTGAAAAGATTGCAATTATCGATAACAATACACTGGTGCACTATGAAGAAACTGATGTTTTGAAAAATAACGGAGTTCATATTAGCGGGACAGCAGAAGCAGTACGCGCCGTAGTTGGCAATAAGCGGGTGCTTGAGGAACGCAAACTCGGTAAACAGCTGAATATCATGCTGGATACGCCGCTGACAGATGACTTAAAACGCGAGGCTGAACAAGCAGGCGTCATGATAGAAAAAGCACCATTCCAGGATTACCTTGTTAATTTAACTACAAAGGAGGCTGAATTAAATGAACACGCTTAA
- a CDS encoding DMT family transporter has translation MFTALLGAAIGTGMSMQSAINSGLRSYVKSPFTASMISFVIGTVFLSIIVLINGLPLTPELSVFTEQPAWIWLGGVCGVIALTTNIFIFPKIGSVETAIMPIIGMIITGMIIDNFGWFNSMIQPFGITRFFGVVLIFAGVFLAVVLQDIMKMRRYKLEQANENINKWPWRAAGFTGGALLSIQAAINGELGSAVNSPFTAAFISFFVGAAALVIIVALRDKTFVPVKSPITQKAPFWVWLGGIFGGFYVLINIFLVGEIGTGPTIVLVLFGQITGSILVQQFGMFRSAKQTIVPVQLIGLVIMLTGVVLINLF, from the coding sequence ATGTTTACAGCACTGCTCGGAGCTGCGATTGGAACGGGGATGTCAATGCAGTCTGCGATTAACTCAGGACTCCGGAGTTATGTGAAATCTCCGTTTACCGCATCGATGATTTCATTTGTCATCGGCACCGTATTTTTAAGTATTATCGTGCTGATAAACGGCCTGCCGCTGACACCGGAGCTGTCAGTGTTTACTGAACAGCCGGCCTGGATATGGCTTGGCGGAGTATGCGGTGTTATTGCGCTGACGACGAACATATTTATATTTCCAAAAATAGGCAGTGTCGAAACTGCAATTATGCCGATTATCGGCATGATTATCACAGGTATGATTATCGATAACTTCGGCTGGTTTAACTCGATGATTCAACCGTTTGGGATTACACGCTTTTTTGGGGTCGTATTGATTTTTGCGGGAGTCTTTCTGGCGGTTGTGCTGCAGGACATTATGAAGATGCGCCGTTATAAACTCGAACAGGCGAATGAAAATATTAATAAGTGGCCGTGGCGAGCAGCAGGCTTTACCGGCGGTGCACTGTTATCAATCCAGGCAGCGATTAATGGAGAACTAGGCAGTGCGGTGAACTCGCCATTTACTGCAGCATTTATTTCATTCTTTGTCGGTGCGGCAGCGCTGGTTATAATTGTTGCTTTAAGAGATAAAACATTTGTGCCGGTGAAATCTCCGATTACACAAAAGGCACCGTTCTGGGTTTGGCTTGGAGGAATATTCGGCGGGTTTTACGTATTGATTAATATCTTCCTTGTCGGAGAAATCGGTACAGGCCCGACGATTGTACTTGTATTATTCGGCCAGATTACCGGCAGTATTCTTGTACAGCAGTTCGGCATGTTTCGTTCGGCAAAACAAACAATTGTACCGGTGCAGCTGATTGGACTCGTTATAATGCTGACAGGTGTTGTGCTGATTAATTTATTTTAA
- a CDS encoding SDR family NAD(P)-dependent oxidoreductase, which yields MTKTAIITGAGSGLGQAAALSLAEQGINIAVVDVNAEGGNETVKQAKEAGADAIFIKADVSKAEDVKNYVDQTVEKFGTIDYFFNNAGISGSGKYFLETDIEEIDKIVGINMLGALYGIRYVAEVMLEQGGGSIVNTASSAGVTGQDSVVTYSATKHGIVGMTKSLVAEYAKDGLRVNSIAPGPTETPMVAAFYANNPEMKENAEAGIPQKRLGTPEEVAELVSFLLTSKAEYINGEVIRIDGGFTNTK from the coding sequence ATGACAAAAACAGCTATTATTACAGGTGCCGGGAGCGGTCTCGGCCAGGCGGCAGCATTGAGTCTTGCTGAACAGGGCATTAATATCGCAGTCGTCGATGTTAACGCAGAAGGAGGAAATGAAACGGTTAAACAGGCAAAAGAAGCGGGTGCAGATGCGATTTTCATTAAAGCGGATGTATCTAAAGCTGAAGATGTAAAAAATTACGTTGATCAGACGGTTGAGAAGTTCGGTACAATCGACTACTTCTTTAATAACGCAGGTATTTCAGGAAGCGGCAAATACTTCCTTGAAACAGATATAGAAGAAATCGATAAAATTGTCGGCATCAACATGCTGGGTGCATTATACGGTATCCGCTACGTTGCAGAAGTAATGCTGGAACAGGGCGGCGGTTCGATTGTGAACACTGCTTCAAGTGCGGGGGTAACAGGTCAGGATTCTGTTGTCACCTACTCAGCAACGAAACACGGCATCGTCGGCATGACGAAAAGCCTTGTAGCTGAATACGCAAAAGACGGACTGCGTGTAAACTCTATCGCTCCAGGTCCGACAGAGACACCGATGGTTGCAGCGTTTTACGCAAATAACCCGGAAATGAAAGAGAACGCAGAAGCGGGCATCCCGCAAAAACGTCTCGGTACACCGGAAGAAGTGGCAGAGCTTGTCAGCTTCCTGTTAACATCGAAAGCAGAATATATTAATGGTGAAGTCATCCGTATCGACGGCGGATTCACAAATACCAAGTAA